One window of the Solanum stenotomum isolate F172 chromosome 11, ASM1918654v1, whole genome shotgun sequence genome contains the following:
- the LOC125845864 gene encoding probable LRR receptor-like serine/threonine-protein kinase At3g47570, whose product MIGSGAFSSVYRGNLEENGKFVAIKVLKFQVRGASKSFLTECEALRHIKHRNLVKLLTSCSSIDNQGNEFKALIYEYMANGNLANWLHNRSTDGEENHEPKTLNMLQRLNVIIDVASALDYLHHQSRTPLTHCDIKPNNVLLDEDFVAHLGDFGLARFLPDAANMLSLSQSASSLNIRGTIGYVPPEYATGIMFSTYGDIYSYGILLLETFTGRSPSDEIFKDGLNLQDFVKRAIPEQVKDISDPKLVYDQRGRLINNKTMECLTLIIRVGIACSVESAKDRMDIANVVNELNVIKDAFLRN is encoded by the exons ATGATCGGTTCGGGTGCATTTAGCTCCGTGTACAGAGGCAATCTAGAGGAAAATGGAAAATTTGTTGCCATAAAGGTGCTCAAATTCCAAGTTAGGGGAGCTTCTAAGAGCTTTCTTACTGAGTGTGAAGCACTAAGGCATATCAAGCATAGAAACCTGGTAAAACTCTTAACATCATGTTCAAGTATTGATAACCAAGGCAATGAATTCAAGGCCCTCATTTATGAGTACATGGCCAATGGTAATTTGGCAAATTGGTTACACAATAGAAGTACAGATGGTGAAGAGAATCATGAGCCTAAAACTTTGAACATGCTACAGAGACTCAATGTAATAATTGATGTGGCTTCTGCATTAGATTATCTTCATCATCAATCTCGCACGCCATTGACACATTGCGATATCAAACCAAATAATGTGCTTTTGGATGAAGATTTTGTTGCTCATTTAGGTGACTTTGGACTGGCAAGGTTTCTGCCTGATGCTGCAAATATGCTCTCCTTAAGCCAATCTGCCAGCTCTCTCAATATAAGAGGAACTATTGGATATGTTCCACCTG AATATGCAACAGGTATTATGTTTTCGACCTATGGAGATATCTATAGTTATGGAATTCTACTGTTGGAAACATTTACTGGAAGAAGTCCATCTGATGAGATTTTCAAGGATGGTCTAAACCTTCAGGATTTTGTTAAGAGAGCCATACCTGAGCAAGTGAAAGATATTTCTGATCCCAAACTTGTCTATGATCAGAGGGGCAGACTGATCAACAATAAAACAATGGAGTGCCTTACATTGATTATTCGAGTTGGGATTGCTTGTTCAGTGGAATCAGCAAAAGATCGCATGGACATTGCCAATGTTGTTAATGAACTGAATGTAATCAAAGATGCCTTCCTGAGGAACTAG